The Cannabis sativa cultivar Pink pepper isolate KNU-18-1 chromosome 8, ASM2916894v1, whole genome shotgun sequence genomic interval gaattGACTGCTCAGGgaaagcctgacacctcgcggagatgccttagtatTACTTGGGCATCCGGGAGCGTATGGGGCTTagcatgccttctccgggaggcatgtctcGGATACTGCCTTAtatcataaagacttagcaaataattcaAGCATTAAGAcgttttgatccacgtgtccctgtccggttggtccacgtatattgggcaaaatcaggggcaacatatgtatatacatatttttttaaaaaaaatattatatttcatcTAAATATATGCTAAtatgataatatatatttttatgttagattgatataatatgtatttttatttttttttgttaaatgtgtaaatatcaatatatattatgtttatatatatttcatacaCTTAtccttaatttatatattatatgtacatattttaatattcgTTGTTGTAAATTTagttaatactttttttttgaataatgatgaattttattaaatcaaattaTCCAAAACCAAAGATGCAACTACCATAGGTAAAGCATCCCCAGACAAAGTACAATCAGCCTCAGAAAGTGAAGATCGCGTCAGAACATGCGCAACCTTATTAgcagatcgttttacaaaattaaaagaaacacCCACAATATCCGAACATAGAGTCAAACATTCAGAAATAATATGACCATAAGGCGAGGCCATATGTTTAGACTTTTGAATATCTCTGATGACTCTTAAGCAATCCGACTTCACTACCATATTTGTCCAAGCATTTGCTTTAATCCAACTCAATGCTTCCTTGATGCCAATAGCTTCAACCACATGTGGCTTCAAGATACCCATTTTGCTCATCTTCTTTGCTTGTAACACTATTCCATCCGTCGATTTAGCCACTAGACCAATACCAAATCGCCTTTCATTAGTGAAAATTGCACCATCAACATTGATTTTTATTGTAGAGAATTGAGGAGGGGTCCAATGCTCCAAATATGTATCAACCGAGCCATTAATCTCATGAGAAGGCTGGTTATTTTTTTGGGCATTATACCAATCAATAAAATTCAGCTTTGCTAATGTTACAACATCACTTACCACTGGCTGTTTAGCATTCCAAACCAGTTCATTTCGATGCTTCCATATCGACCAACACACCATTGAAGCCTCCAACCGCTCGGCCATGGTCTATTTGTCCAGCCCTTCCTCGAACCATGCTGCAAATGTCATAGCAGCAGCCGCCACCACAGGGACCCGAGACATGCACCACCAGCCATGACCAAACGGACAGCGAACCAGTACGTGCAATGCCGTTTCTGGTGCTGTATTACAGAACGGGCAAAGGGTGTTAATGGGCACATGCTTCGTCATGAGTTGGAACCGTGTAGGTAAGCAATTCGTTGAAAATCGGCACAAGAAATTTAGGACTTTCGGGGGGAGTTTCAGCTGCCAAAGTTGCTTCCAAAAACCAGAGTTGGCAGCCATATCACCGTTACCTTTAATCTCTTGTTGCAGGCCATAAGCACTCTTGACCGTGAATAACCCATGGTCCTCCCTCATCCAATACCAGGTGTCATTGACATAGTGTTATGAGAGTGGAATTTTGAAGACTAAAGCTTGATCTCGCTCGGTTAACACATCCAAAATCACCTCATCATCCCATTCAATTTCATCGGGCTTCATAAGAGACTTTACGGAGTTACCAACAAGAGCTGGATGCCGAGATTCAATAAACGGATTCAACTCATCAGCTAGCCACGGATCCACCAAAATGTTCGTTGTAGATCCATCGCCAACCATCTTCCTAACCCCAGCCCGAACCAAGTCTTGGGCTTCAAGAACACTCCTCCAAATGTAACTTGGATTAGAACCAAGAGTAGCCGAAAGAAAAGACCCCGTAGAGAAGTAGCGAGCTTTAAAAATTTTCCCCATCAATGTATCACCACAAGTGAGGAGTCTCCACCCTTGCTTAGCCAATAATGCAAGGTTAAAATCTCTAAAGTCTCGAAACCCCATTCCACCATTAGCTTTGTGAGCCGAAAGCTTATCCCAATTCATCCAATGAATTCCCTTCTTAGAAGAAGATCGCCACCAAAATTGGCTAATAGCTCGCTCAATATCATTACAAATGCCAACGGGGATGAGAAAGACATTCATAGTGTAAGTTGGGAGGGCTTGAACAACTGACTTAATAAGCACTTTTTTACCCGCTCTAGAAAGAAACTTGTTGTCCCAGGTTTGAATTCGTTTATGCACCTTGTCTTTCACAAAACCAAAGACGACATTTTTGTTTCTTCCAACCGAACTTGGGAGTCCCAAGTACTTGCTATTCTCAGCTGCCTCCTGAATGCCCATTCTAGTTCAAATTATTTGTCTCATTTCCAGAGAGGTATTGCCAGTAGCCATAGAAAACATTTGAAGCAATTGAAGCACACGAGTAACTTCCCCATTCGTAGCCTTACAATAGAGAAAGCTATCATCAGCAAATAACATATGAGACATCAATGGTGCCCCATTAGCCACTTTTATTCCATGAATccacttcttctcttcaaatCTTCTGATGAAGGCAGAGAAGCATTCAACACACACAAGGAACAAATAAGGAGAGAAGGGATCACCCTGACGAAGCCCTTTACTTGGAGCAATCGGTCCCAAAGTATGACCAGTTGTTACAATCTGATACTGCACTGAAGATAAGCAACTAAAAATAAGGCGAACCCATT includes:
- the LOC133030464 gene encoding uncharacterized mitochondrial protein AtMg00310-like codes for the protein MGIQEAAENSKYLGLPSSVGRNKNVVFGFVKDKVHKRIQTWDNKFLSRAGKKVLIKSVVQALPTYTMNVFLIPVGICNDIERAISQFWWRSSSKKGIHWMNWDKLSAHKANGGMGFRDFRDFNLALLAKQGWRLLTCGDTLMGKIFKARYFSTGSFLSATLGSNPSYIWRSVLEAQDLVRAGVRKMVGDGSTTNILVDPWLADELNPFIESRHPALVGNSVKSLMKPDEIEWDDEVILDVLTERDQALVFKIPLS